In Campylobacter suis, a genomic segment contains:
- the phnL gene encoding phosphonate C-P lyase system protein PhnL, which produces MAFLEVKNLYKKFKIHTQGGVEIDGFKDINFSLKKGEFLSLLGPSGAGKSSVLKALNRTYLSSGGEILLQIKDDKQIDLAKLSDSEILEVRKKYIGYVSQFLQVLPRIGAVDIVSAPLIQQGESQKAAKQKAKELLSYLSIKEELFELSPLTFSGGEQQRVNIARGIIAPKPLILLDEPTASLDKTNRLKVVEKLKELKKNGISMVGIFHDKDTMELIADKTYEIGASK; this is translated from the coding sequence ATGGCTTTTTTAGAGGTTAAAAATTTATACAAAAAATTTAAAATCCACACCCAAGGCGGTGTTGAGATAGATGGCTTTAAGGATATAAACTTTAGTCTTAAAAAGGGCGAGTTTTTATCACTTTTAGGACCTAGTGGTGCTGGTAAATCATCTGTTTTAAAGGCGTTAAATAGAACTTATCTTAGCAGTGGTGGAGAAATTTTACTTCAGATAAAAGATGATAAGCAGATCGATTTAGCAAAGCTAAGCGATAGCGAAATTTTAGAAGTCAGAAAAAAATATATCGGCTATGTTTCACAGTTTTTGCAGGTTTTGCCAAGAATAGGTGCTGTTGATATAGTTTCTGCTCCGCTTATACAGCAAGGAGAGAGCCAAAAAGCCGCAAAACAAAAGGCAAAAGAGCTGCTTAGTTACCTTTCTATAAAAGAGGAGCTTTTTGAACTTTCGCCACTTACTTTTAGCGGTGGAGAGCAGCAGCGTGTAAATATCGCACGCGGCATTATAGCTCCAAAGCCACTTATCTTGCTTGATGAACCGACAGCTTCACTTGATAAGACAAATCGATTAAAAGTGGTAGAAAAACTAAAAGAGCTTAAAAAAAATGGCATAAGTATGGTAGGTATTTTTCACGATAAGGATACCATGGAGTTAATTGCTGATAAAACTTATGAAATAGGAGCAAGTAAATGA
- a CDS encoding alpha-D-ribose 1-methylphosphonate 5-triphosphate diphosphatase gives MIICSKNVLIDKEFRPASIEIKDGKISQIKEYGLGYDFGEFKITPGIVDLHSDALEKEIEPRPGASFNPKFAIINLDKKIIMSGITTIYHAISFEENSQKSRNIKNAIEQVNILHDINKKQLLSDNLIHIRFEICHTDAIEPIKKIIDDKKASMLSIMDHTPGQGQFKTLESFMSYYRKHHGMSDEDINFIVEKKQNRDLGKIYELIKYATKNGIATLSHDDDGIEKLAVLNALGIEISEFPLSLEVARYCIKSGLKTGMGAPNIVRGGSQSGNVSAMLLVENEVCSYLCSDYHPSSMLQSVYIIAKHTKRPLAQCFELITKTPAMCAGLNDRGEIKEGLRADLLVIDDKEIPNVLMSIKDGKMVFSTLNLLGKTA, from the coding sequence ATGATAATATGCAGCAAAAATGTGCTGATTGATAAAGAGTTTAGACCAGCATCTATTGAGATAAAAGATGGCAAAATAAGCCAGATAAAAGAGTATGGTTTGGGTTATGACTTTGGTGAGTTTAAGATAACGCCTGGTATCGTTGATCTTCACTCTGATGCTTTAGAAAAAGAGATAGAACCAAGGCCAGGAGCAAGTTTTAATCCAAAATTTGCCATCATAAACTTAGATAAAAAGATCATTATGTCTGGTATAACAACAATATATCATGCTATAAGCTTTGAAGAAAACAGTCAAAAAAGTAGAAACATAAAAAATGCGATCGAACAAGTAAATATACTTCATGATATAAACAAAAAACAACTTTTATCTGATAATCTCATACACATACGCTTTGAAATTTGCCATACTGATGCGATAGAACCGATAAAAAAGATAATAGATGACAAAAAAGCATCAATGCTTTCTATAATGGATCATACCCCAGGACAAGGGCAGTTTAAGACGCTTGAGTCGTTTATGAGCTACTATCGCAAGCACCATGGTATGAGCGATGAGGATATAAATTTTATTGTTGAAAAAAAGCAAAATAGAGATCTTGGTAAAATTTATGAGCTTATAAAATATGCTACAAAAAATGGAATCGCAACGCTTAGCCATGATGATGATGGGATAGAAAAGCTTGCGGTTTTAAATGCTCTTGGGATAGAAATTTCTGAGTTTCCACTAAGTTTAGAAGTGGCAAGGTATTGCATAAAATCAGGACTTAAAACTGGCATGGGTGCACCAAATATCGTTCGTGGAGGTAGTCAAAGCGGAAATGTTAGTGCCATGCTTCTTGTTGAAAATGAAGTTTGCAGCTATCTTTGTTCTGACTATCATCCAAGCTCAATGCTTCAATCAGTCTATATTATAGCAAAACATACAAAAAGACCCCTTGCTCAGTGCTTTGAGCTTATAACAAAAACACCTGCAATGTGTGCCGGACTAAATGATAGAGGCGAGATAAAAGAGGGTTTAAGGGCTGATTTATTAGTCATTGACGATAAAGAAATTCCAAATGTGTTAATGAGTATCAAAGATGGCAAAATGGTCTTTTCAACACTAAATTTACTAGGCAAAACAGCGTGA
- a CDS encoding AAA family ATPase, which translates to MKIILIVGASGVGKDSLIKGAKVLLSGYDDISFTRRYITRKPDKNEDNIFATHEEMKELIRANFFISHWSAHENIYAIAQSFLVQNTNIISVSRGAIKDFEDRFENVFTIHIKASDEVLLERLLGRGRESKEQIISRIKRSKKEVVAKRIIEFENVGNLNENIIKFTEILKAIHAA; encoded by the coding sequence GTGAAAATCATCTTAATAGTTGGCGCAAGTGGTGTTGGCAAAGATAGCTTGATAAAGGGCGCAAAAGTGCTTCTTTCTGGTTATGATGATATAAGCTTTACAAGGCGTTATATAACAAGAAAACCAGATAAAAATGAAGATAATATATTTGCAACGCATGAAGAGATGAAAGAGCTCATAAGGGCAAATTTTTTTATCAGCCATTGGAGCGCTCATGAAAATATTTATGCTATCGCGCAAAGTTTTCTTGTTCAAAATACAAATATTATCTCAGTTTCAAGAGGTGCGATAAAGGACTTTGAAGATAGGTTTGAAAATGTTTTTACTATCCATATAAAAGCAAGCGATGAGGTTTTGCTAGAGCGACTTTTAGGGCGCGGCAGAGAGAGCAAAGAGCAGATAATAAGCCGTATAAAACGCTCTAAAAAAGAGGTTGTGGCAAAGCGAATTATCGAGTTTGAAAATGTAGGAAATTTAAACGAAAATATCATAAAATTTACAGAAATTTTAAAGGCGATACATGCAGCTTAG
- a CDS encoding MBL fold metallo-hydrolase: MQLSFLGSADSGGIPVHNCECEICTEHRVSGKQNLSTCAYIRCKNGQIILLDAGVEAISSIFNTEKIKAVFLTHFHPDHVLGLLRLRYSASEILCFHPKDEVGFSDLFKYPKSIKYIQNEPFKSVTINDIKFTPIMLKHSRNTNGYVIQGDEVVAYLTDCAGIDEDSMSFLKQFKFDRCYIDACSNPAYHSKNHINYEQATEILDTLAPKEGFFMHACHETLLYIKQNNIKLKYKYVEPG; this comes from the coding sequence ATGCAGCTTAGCTTCTTAGGAAGTGCCGATAGCGGCGGTATACCAGTGCATAATTGTGAGTGTGAAATTTGCACCGAGCACCGCGTGAGCGGAAAGCAAAATTTATCAACTTGTGCCTATATAAGGTGTAAAAATGGACAGATAATCTTGCTTGATGCCGGAGTGGAGGCTATATCAAGTATATTTAACACTGAAAAAATAAAGGCTGTTTTTCTTACGCATTTTCATCCAGACCATGTTTTGGGTTTGCTTAGACTCAGATATAGTGCGAGTGAAATTTTATGCTTTCATCCAAAAGATGAGGTTGGTTTTTCGGATCTTTTTAAATATCCAAAATCCATAAAATATATCCAAAATGAGCCCTTTAAAAGCGTTACAATAAACGATATAAAATTTACACCCATCATGCTTAAACACTCAAGAAATACAAATGGCTATGTGATACAAGGCGATGAAGTGGTGGCATATTTGACTGACTGTGCTGGCATAGATGAAGATAGTATGAGTTTTTTAAAGCAGTTTAAATTTGATCGTTGCTATATCGATGCTTGCTCAAACCCAGCCTATCACAGCAAAAATCATATAAACTATGAACAAGCAACGGAAATTTTAGACACATTAGCCCCAAAAGAGGGCTTTTTTATGCATGCTTGCCATGAAACACTTTTATATATCAAACAAAACAATATCAAGCTAAAATACAAGTATGTTGAGCCTGGGTAA
- a CDS encoding autotransporter outer membrane beta-barrel domain-containing protein, with the protein MSGKFSANGGTVVLQGHPVTHALGDTAVNNNAENANYKGKTTTEIVKMNENLPDYMDLTRPSTLSQPDWDTREYKATEGIELTNTKLHIGKHAEVSANITANNNSEVIFGGDKIKHYIDKFDADNTTGDGFTHHQEITSEVLSEKNRGDDTIKFNGAITADSSTITSNIVNFNPSSIDLKNNSTLNVTNLNIDKDPTNIEKDDTSRIKAENFTLSNVKDFNIDKITKNSEITNTILKNATANGSDLNTNLTLKKSTLTLSDKFTLKDKLDIINSTINTNEINAENKTTTINISNGTLKGETFKAINSTIDIKNSLSGLDVKNIDAKNNSKINIDSFKMTNSHSLSTDNSSYLNFNTLSYDANNQADTKEINANVKISNMLHIQNVGTMIKDGKKEMDFKQILELSNDMVIKVDFSSILKKDEIEQEKEYEILSANTLRNNNVKFSAIDPEGLFAKFEIKDNKLYAKFSEKNLKDIGELSKASGLVGYKNKKILSILSNSSTNDQSIIENAARTGDFTEIKERVAKIDSDFKTIADNALIINTTALFANNNMINTRLSQLTYLRASADMSGIKLAGLESDATPSLKLVLDAMEAQRHKNNFWANINGGYFNEKSTNGDLKFYGANFGYDQAIEGTELTLGAMMGFGKSKYEAKNFKDDSKIYNFGAYSFYNGESFEVQNNLNFAFIRGDRYIASAQKAKVKSTGILSSNYLKYKIELKNDGDFSHTIKPVFALELGANGISGFNNGEYKQKDFNNFNAAVGVGVEYAIASKTSAYSAQLLAKQNIYHSKNKPL; encoded by the coding sequence ATAAGTGGTAAATTTAGTGCAAACGGTGGCACTGTAGTGCTTCAAGGACATCCAGTTACTCACGCCTTAGGCGACACTGCAGTAAATAATAATGCGGAAAATGCCAACTATAAAGGCAAAACAACAACCGAAATCGTAAAAATGAACGAAAATTTGCCTGATTATATGGATCTTACTCGTCCATCTACTCTATCTCAACCTGATTGGGACACTAGAGAGTATAAAGCAACTGAGGGCATAGAGCTAACAAATACAAAACTACACATTGGCAAACACGCCGAAGTTAGTGCAAATATAACAGCCAACAATAACTCCGAAGTGATCTTTGGCGGAGATAAGATCAAGCACTATATTGATAAATTTGATGCGGATAATACAACTGGTGATGGCTTTACTCATCATCAAGAGATCACATCTGAAGTATTAAGTGAAAAAAATAGGGGCGATGATACTATCAAATTTAATGGCGCCATCACAGCTGATAGCTCAACCATCACATCAAATATAGTAAATTTTAACCCTAGCTCAATTGATTTAAAAAATAACTCAACGCTTAATGTTACAAATTTAAACATCGATAAAGATCCAACAAACATTGAAAAAGATGATACTTCAAGAATAAAGGCTGAAAATTTCACCCTTTCAAATGTGAAAGATTTTAACATCGATAAAATTACCAAAAACTCTGAGATCACAAACACTATCTTAAAAAATGCAACAGCAAACGGCTCAGATCTTAATACAAATCTAACGCTTAAAAAATCAACACTTACACTAAGTGATAAATTTACATTAAAAGACAAGCTTGACATTATAAACTCTACAATAAATACAAATGAAATAAACGCAGAAAATAAAACAACGACTATAAACATATCAAATGGCACACTAAAAGGCGAAACGTTTAAAGCAATAAACTCCACCATAGATATAAAAAATTCTTTATCAGGGCTTGATGTAAAAAATATAGATGCAAAAAATAACTCAAAAATCAACATCGATAGTTTTAAAATGACAAACTCACATAGCCTTAGCACAGATAATAGCTCTTATCTAAACTTTAACACCCTAAGCTACGATGCAAACAATCAAGCAGACACAAAAGAGATAAATGCAAATGTCAAAATCTCAAACATGCTTCATATCCAAAATGTTGGCACAATGATAAAAGATGGCAAAAAAGAGATGGATTTTAAGCAAATTTTAGAACTATCAAACGATATGGTTATTAAAGTTGATTTTTCATCGATACTAAAAAAAGATGAAATTGAACAAGAAAAAGAGTATGAAATCCTATCAGCCAATACGTTAAGAAATAATAATGTAAAATTTAGTGCGATAGATCCTGAAGGACTATTTGCTAAATTTGAGATTAAAGATAACAAACTTTATGCTAAATTTAGTGAGAAAAACTTAAAAGATATAGGTGAGCTTAGTAAGGCAAGTGGCTTAGTAGGCTATAAAAATAAAAAGATACTAAGTATACTTTCAAACTCATCTACAAATGATCAAAGTATCATCGAAAATGCCGCTAGAACGGGCGATTTTACAGAGATAAAAGAGCGTGTTGCAAAAATCGATAGCGACTTTAAAACTATCGCTGACAACGCCCTTATCATAAACACCACCGCACTTTTTGCAAACAACAATATGATAAACACAAGGCTATCGCAACTTACCTATCTAAGAGCGAGTGCTGATATGAGCGGTATAAAACTAGCCGGACTTGAGTCAGACGCCACGCCTAGCCTAAAACTCGTGCTTGATGCGATGGAAGCACAAAGACATAAAAACAACTTCTGGGCAAACATCAACGGCGGATACTTTAACGAAAAAAGTACAAATGGCGACTTGAAATTTTACGGTGCAAACTTTGGCTACGATCAAGCCATAGAAGGCACAGAGCTAACGCTTGGTGCGATGATGGGCTTTGGCAAGTCAAAATACGAAGCTAAAAATTTCAAAGATGACTCTAAAATTTATAACTTCGGTGCTTACTCATTTTACAACGGCGAGAGTTTTGAAGTGCAAAATAACCTAAATTTCGCTTTCATCAGAGGCGATCGCTACATCGCAAGCGCCCAAAAAGCAAAGGTAAAATCAACCGGCATTCTTTCAAGTAACTACTTAAAATACAAAATCGAGCTTAAAAATGACGGCGATTTTAGCCACACTATCAAGCCGGTTTTTGCACTTGAGCTTGGCGCAAACGGCATAAGCGGCTTTAATAACGGCGAGTATAAACAAAAAGATTTTAACAACTTTAACGCGGCGGTTGGCGTTGGCGTTGAGTATGCGATCGCTTCAAAAACATCGGCGTATTCGGCTCAATTACTTGCTAAGCAAAATATCTATCACTCAAAAAACAAGCCTTTGTAA
- a CDS encoding S6 family peptidase encodes MQPGIIITALPNNNFKNELSTGDSDSGLFMYDTVKEKWVLIGVVSMGGGGYTEYSLVSKTDLDAYKKTYEKYINKAIIGSADLDPLKDNIITQPSKITIYNELELGSGGIVFQKGQHVISGHGSLTGLAGFDIEQDASVELNIPIQSTLQK; translated from the coding sequence GTGCAACCAGGGATAATAATAACCGCCCTACCAAATAATAATTTTAAAAACGAACTCAGCACTGGCGATAGTGATTCTGGTTTATTTATGTATGACACAGTAAAAGAAAAATGGGTCTTGATAGGTGTAGTTTCTATGGGCGGAGGAGGATACACAGAGTATTCTCTTGTAAGCAAGACAGATCTTGACGCTTACAAAAAAACATATGAAAAATATATAAATAAAGCTATAATAGGATCTGCAGACCTTGATCCTCTAAAAGACAACATCATAACACAACCATCAAAAATAACTATATATAACGAACTTGAACTAGGTAGTGGCGGAATTGTATTTCAAAAGGGGCAGCATGTCATATCAGGACACGGTAGCCTTACTGGGCTTGCTGGATTTGACATAGAGCAAGATGCAAGCGTAGAGCTAAATATCCCTATCCAAAGCACCCTACAAAAATAG